A genomic segment from uncultured Alistipes sp. encodes:
- a CDS encoding FecR domain-containing protein, with protein sequence MNTYTELSPEIDHIIENVLKGTADQRESSLLKEWLAASPDNRRIFEQKRALHEVLDPPFAPDSINTEKALSYLHRKMSKGFPRRLSVLRIAAAMVPILSVAVAYLLLRTPSEGGSIPMLSLSTPFGGLLQTQLPDSSHIWLNANSSLEYPAVFDENQRRVVLQGEGYFEVKADKKHPFIVCTGDIDIIATGTAFNVNAYEKSSVDVTLVEGHVDVNVGANRHFVISPGERLCIRGNSAELSQDPENKRKYSWKDGKLMFNNDRLDAVLARLSQIYPVDFVIQDSSLAETRYHATFSGESIHDILHLLEIGVPMQCVPTQRIDSSQRMIVYVYPLQKP encoded by the coding sequence ATGAATACATACACCGAGCTATCTCCTGAGATAGACCACATAATCGAAAACGTTCTGAAAGGTACCGCCGACCAGCGTGAGTCTTCTCTGCTCAAAGAGTGGTTGGCAGCATCGCCTGACAATCGGCGCATTTTCGAACAGAAACGCGCCCTGCATGAAGTGTTGGATCCTCCATTTGCTCCTGACAGCATCAACACCGAGAAGGCGTTGTCGTATCTCCACCGAAAGATGAGTAAAGGTTTTCCCAGACGCTTGTCTGTGTTGCGTATTGCTGCGGCAATGGTACCTATCTTATCCGTGGCAGTAGCCTACCTGCTATTACGCACGCCTTCGGAAGGCGGTAGTATCCCTATGTTGAGTTTATCGACACCGTTCGGGGGGCTGTTGCAGACTCAGTTGCCCGATAGTTCACACATATGGCTCAACGCAAACAGTTCGCTCGAATATCCGGCTGTGTTCGACGAGAACCAACGGCGTGTCGTTCTTCAGGGCGAAGGTTATTTCGAGGTCAAAGCCGACAAAAAGCATCCATTCATCGTATGTACCGGCGACATTGACATAATAGCCACTGGTACTGCATTTAATGTCAATGCTTACGAAAAGTCTTCGGTTGACGTCACTCTGGTTGAAGGGCACGTTGATGTCAATGTCGGTGCCAATAGGCATTTCGTCATATCACCCGGAGAGCGTCTATGTATTAGAGGTAATTCCGCGGAATTATCGCAGGACCCCGAAAATAAAAGAAAATACTCTTGGAAGGACGGTAAACTGATGTTCAACAACGACCGTCTTGACGCTGTGCTTGCGCGTCTGTCGCAAATATATCCTGTAGATTTCGTCATTCAGGATTCATCTCTTGCCGAAACGCGCTATCATGCTACATTCAGCGGCGAAAGCATTCATGATATTCTCCATCTCCTCGAAATAGGTGTTCCGATGCAGTGTGTTCCCACACAAAGAATTGACTCTAGCCAACGGATGATAGTTTATGTCTATCCGCTCCAAAAGCCCTGA
- a CDS encoding IS256 family transposase, protein MVLTKEQLSELICKHSERENGLQDLLEILLESMMVSERREYLRENSASGNKCNGFRPGHSYGHGRTLTFRIPRDRYGNFHPRILAILRHQEDECERLAGTLYTKGLTQEQVGEVFQDIYGEHYSKASISRMLDYLREDVSQWLTRSLEAYYPIVFIDCVHMKIHRKRSVETEAFYVVLAVREDKRREVLGIFNKPTESALGWGEMLAELHERGVRKIGLVCADGLKGLEDVISAIFPGTPLQRCTTHLKRNLLSCVRNGDKGELAEDLRQVFRTGDRSYTVERAWEQWQALCEKWGQDYRSFRRRGEDPAYKAYFTYLNYEARIQSMIYTTNWIERLQKDFRRVTRMRGAMPSEESVLLLMGKTAMDKKSYLRPVPRIDLDRELFPE, encoded by the coding sequence ATGGTGTTGACAAAGGAACAACTTTCCGAATTAATATGCAAACATTCGGAGCGAGAAAATGGTCTTCAGGATCTGTTGGAGATCTTATTGGAGAGTATGATGGTCTCGGAACGCCGGGAATATCTCCGGGAAAACTCCGCATCAGGAAATAAATGCAACGGTTTCCGTCCGGGGCATAGTTACGGTCATGGCCGTACGCTGACGTTCCGGATACCTCGAGATCGCTACGGGAATTTTCATCCCCGGATTCTGGCGATCCTGCGCCATCAGGAGGATGAATGCGAACGCCTTGCCGGAACGCTGTATACGAAAGGTCTTACGCAGGAACAGGTTGGCGAGGTATTCCAGGATATCTATGGCGAGCACTACAGCAAGGCGAGCATTTCGCGGATGCTGGACTACCTCCGAGAAGATGTCTCGCAATGGCTCACGCGCTCTCTGGAGGCTTATTACCCCATCGTCTTCATCGATTGCGTACACATGAAGATCCACCGCAAGCGGAGCGTAGAAACAGAAGCTTTCTATGTGGTGCTAGCTGTGCGTGAAGACAAGCGGCGTGAAGTGCTGGGGATCTTCAACAAGCCCACGGAGAGCGCCCTGGGCTGGGGCGAGATGCTCGCAGAACTGCATGAACGAGGCGTTCGGAAGATCGGCCTGGTGTGTGCCGACGGGCTGAAGGGTCTGGAGGATGTCATCAGTGCGATCTTTCCCGGAACCCCGCTGCAACGCTGTACGACGCACCTGAAACGCAATCTGCTGAGCTGCGTGCGCAACGGCGACAAGGGAGAGCTGGCCGAGGATCTGCGACAGGTCTTCCGTACGGGGGATCGCAGCTATACGGTGGAGAGAGCCTGGGAACAATGGCAGGCGCTCTGTGAGAAATGGGGTCAGGATTATCGCAGTTTTCGACGACGGGGCGAAGACCCAGCCTACAAAGCCTACTTCACCTATCTGAATTACGAGGCAAGGATTCAGTCGATGATCTACACGACGAACTGGATCGAGCGTCTGCAGAAGGATTTTCGACGGGTTACACGCATGCGGGGAGCTATGCCCAGCGAGGAGTCGGTACTGCTGCTGATGGGTAAAACGGCCATGGATAAGAAATCCTACCTGAGGCCGGTGCCGCGGATCGACCTGGATCGGGAATTATTCCCCGAGTGA
- a CDS encoding RteC domain-containing protein — protein sequence MKQLCTSLEDGAEPCDFKRLEASYARFIGSVQRFVASEHCTPLDMLHALSRARNRLVRLCACEERRPAALVALWEGAVAHLDFEIRMVYLRIEHPAVTDRLPQSDKPCSTLYLAEPFTPTDLMELITALHTAGVGRRIDGTRANVEQLVELFSWMFNVRINNPIQCRRGVINRKLRLTRFLDLLRNSLIEESQR from the coding sequence GTGAAACAGCTTTGCACGTCGCTGGAGGACGGTGCCGAACCATGCGATTTTAAACGCTTGGAAGCGTCCTATGCGCGTTTTATAGGAAGTGTGCAACGTTTCGTTGCATCGGAGCATTGTACGCCGCTCGACATGCTACACGCCTTGTCCCGTGCCCGGAACCGGCTCGTGCGGCTGTGTGCCTGTGAGGAACGGCGTCCGGCGGCGCTTGTTGCGCTTTGGGAAGGTGCCGTCGCGCATCTGGACTTCGAGATACGGATGGTCTACCTGCGTATCGAGCATCCTGCGGTCACGGACCGGTTGCCGCAGAGCGACAAACCCTGCTCGACGCTCTATCTGGCCGAGCCGTTCACGCCGACGGATCTCATGGAGCTGATTACGGCGTTGCATACTGCCGGCGTGGGACGGCGTATCGACGGTACCCGTGCCAATGTGGAACAGTTGGTCGAGTTGTTCTCGTGGATGTTCAACGTCCGCATCAACAATCCTATTCAGTGCCGCCGTGGGGTCATCAACCGCAAATTGCGGCTGACACGGTTTCTGGATCTGCTGCGCAACTCTCTGATTGAAGAGAGCCAGCGATAG
- a CDS encoding sigma-70 family RNA polymerase sigma factor — MGRDNYDNEDKFLLSAVCEGDRRAFDCIFRRYYVDIVMFCGRFLGRREDCEDIAQTVFLTLWEKRAIMPEVLNLKSWLLRSVQNACLNKLHHQAIVQRYSSEYLSMLPYLIDDNNTSRPLFYSDLVRLISFAEATLGKNEFETWYMSHHQGMKYIEIAIALGISVRTVEDRIARTKNHFRKILNRYWLIVLLFLFLN; from the coding sequence ATGGGCCGAGATAATTACGATAATGAAGATAAGTTTCTGCTGTCGGCGGTATGCGAAGGCGACCGCCGGGCTTTCGATTGTATTTTTCGAAGATATTATGTTGATATCGTGATGTTCTGCGGCCGGTTTTTGGGACGACGTGAAGACTGCGAAGACATCGCACAAACGGTTTTTCTCACACTATGGGAGAAACGCGCGATAATGCCGGAAGTCTTGAACCTCAAATCTTGGTTACTTAGAAGCGTTCAGAACGCATGCCTCAACAAATTGCATCATCAGGCCATAGTTCAACGCTACAGTTCGGAGTACCTCTCAATGTTACCGTATCTTATAGACGATAATAACACTTCGAGACCATTGTTCTACAGCGACCTTGTAAGGCTCATATCCTTTGCCGAAGCAACTTTGGGCAAAAATGAGTTTGAAACATGGTACATGAGCCACCATCAGGGCATGAAATACATCGAAATTGCCATTGCATTGGGTATTTCGGTGCGTACAGTCGAAGACCGCATTGCACGGACTAAAAACCATTTCCGAAAAATACTTAACCGCTATTGGTTGATTGTTTTATTATTTCTATTCCTGAACTGA
- a CDS encoding 3'-5' exonuclease: protein MPAQLIQDNSGFCLLKLDEINFFLSRLHSVEDIFLIDDDVWEQAKKELQTVFQNNSKLESCLGLIRDFETINPKRRYKSDLELFIRESKLNDFFGESGETIFVSTIHKVKGKEFDHVFLMLNNFNLSLDERIRQLYVAMTRARRDLTIHLNSDFLDGISSEDVEYMEDKIDYSPPEELAIHLTHSDIWLDYFIQRQPQIARIRSGDTLYVRGDECLDGNGQSVLKFSRNFMSEHYERLHRQGYELKRAMVNFIVYWQSEKVAKEIKIILPELFFERKK from the coding sequence ATGCCGGCACAATTGATTCAGGATAACAGCGGATTCTGCTTGTTGAAACTCGATGAAATCAATTTTTTTCTTTCCCGGTTACATTCGGTGGAAGATATTTTCCTGATTGACGATGATGTATGGGAGCAGGCGAAGAAGGAGTTGCAAACCGTGTTTCAGAACAATAGTAAACTGGAAAGTTGTTTGGGTTTAATTCGGGATTTTGAAACGATAAATCCTAAAAGAAGATACAAATCCGATTTGGAGCTTTTTATCAGAGAGTCTAAATTGAATGATTTCTTCGGTGAAAGCGGAGAGACTATATTCGTTTCGACGATCCACAAGGTAAAAGGCAAAGAGTTCGATCATGTTTTTTTGATGCTGAACAACTTCAATTTGTCTTTGGACGAAAGAATCCGACAACTGTACGTTGCCATGACAAGGGCACGACGGGACCTGACCATTCACCTGAATTCCGATTTCCTCGATGGTATTTCTTCGGAAGATGTTGAATATATGGAAGATAAAATCGATTATTCGCCGCCGGAAGAGTTGGCGATACACCTGACTCACAGCGATATATGGCTGGATTATTTCATTCAACGACAACCACAGATCGCTCGCATCAGAAGCGGCGATACTTTATATGTCAGGGGAGACGAATGCTTGGATGGAAATGGACAATCCGTGTTGAAATTTTCTCGAAATTTTATGTCGGAACATTATGAAAGGCTGCATAGGCAAGGGTACGAATTAAAACGTGCAATGGTAAATTTCATTGTCTACTGGCAGAGCGAGAAAGTTGCAAAAGAGATAAAGATCATATTGCCCGAACTCTTCTTTGAGAGGAAAAAATAA
- a CDS encoding Gfo/Idh/MocA family oxidoreductase, giving the protein MAAIKTGLIGFGRMGNFYLEEMRKSGKFEVVYICDVNEEACELARRVAPEAKVVSDEQIIFDDPEVQVVGLFALADSRREQIERAFAAGKHVIAEKPIADSMENEWKAVELAESTPLLSTVNLYLRNSWYHKTIKDFIAQGEIGELAIVRVCHMTPGLAPGEGHEYEGPAFHDCGMHYVDIARWYACSEFKTWHAQAVRMWNYKDPWWLQCHGTFENGVVFDITQGHVYGQLAQTQTHNSYVDIIGTQGIARMTHDFKTAVVELHGVTQTHRLIQPYGGKNIDVLCRRFARSLESGERCRELPSFRDAAIASEYAWRFLEDARRNDLPSIGNLGELEAIRERRRTMKNGYGLLHQRHV; this is encoded by the coding sequence ATGGCTGCAATAAAAACAGGCTTGATCGGGTTCGGCCGCATGGGAAACTTTTATCTCGAAGAGATGCGGAAGAGTGGAAAGTTTGAGGTTGTTTATATCTGTGATGTGAATGAAGAGGCCTGCGAACTCGCCCGTAGGGTGGCTCCCGAGGCAAAGGTTGTATCCGATGAGCAGATCATCTTCGACGATCCTGAAGTTCAGGTGGTCGGACTCTTCGCTTTGGCCGATTCGCGTCGTGAACAGATCGAAAGGGCATTTGCCGCCGGCAAGCATGTGATCGCCGAAAAACCGATCGCCGACAGCATGGAGAACGAGTGGAAGGCTGTGGAACTGGCTGAAAGCACTCCGCTCCTTTCGACGGTCAACCTCTATTTGCGCAATTCGTGGTATCACAAGACGATCAAAGACTTCATTGCACAGGGCGAAATCGGCGAACTGGCGATTGTGCGGGTATGCCACATGACTCCGGGGCTGGCCCCCGGCGAAGGGCATGAATACGAAGGACCTGCGTTTCATGACTGTGGGATGCATTACGTGGACATCGCCCGCTGGTATGCCTGTTCGGAGTTCAAGACGTGGCATGCGCAGGCCGTGCGCATGTGGAACTACAAGGACCCGTGGTGGCTCCAGTGCCACGGTACGTTCGAGAACGGCGTGGTGTTCGACATAACCCAGGGACACGTCTACGGGCAACTGGCCCAGACGCAGACCCACAACTCCTATGTGGACATCATCGGTACGCAGGGGATTGCACGCATGACGCACGACTTCAAGACTGCGGTCGTCGAACTGCACGGCGTGACGCAGACGCATCGGCTGATTCAGCCCTATGGCGGCAAGAACATCGACGTGCTGTGCCGCCGCTTCGCCCGGTCGCTTGAGAGCGGCGAACGCTGCCGGGAGCTTCCGAGCTTCCGCGATGCGGCGATCGCCTCGGAATATGCCTGGCGATTCCTGGAGGATGCCCGCCGCAACGACTTGCCTTCGATCGGGAATCTCGGCGAACTGGAGGCGATCCGTGAACGCCGCAGGACCATGAAGAACGGATACGGGCTGTTGCATCAGCGGCATGTTTGA